One Coccinella septempunctata chromosome 1, icCocSept1.1, whole genome shotgun sequence DNA window includes the following coding sequences:
- the LOC123313649 gene encoding uncharacterized protein LOC123313649: MSSDQNINEIESSNLKMNDIQSNDLKPKEVHSSDLNPNESQSSDLKLDEEQSSSDLKLDEEQSSSKVNLFDSEYSDLKLNEIQEGVIMQYLEDNKCLLQHIIDDTELDNEKILLENLASKMAEVGSTKSVELWKDTIKKMKINSERQAFKYYRYSQWTDNPIRPTPIAIRFIFLSKELKILAKNPGAGPDPFKDIESMKPAQKKEFFRKKSIENLAEMEQAYKINKTKCVYRKKLLEMLRAEHNDRKYF, from the exons ATGTCTTCCGATCAGAATATCAATGAAATCGAATCTTCCAATCTGAAGATGAATGATATCCAATCTAACGATCTGAAACCTAAAGAAGTCCATTCTTCCGATCTGAATCCTAATGAAAGCCAATCTTCCGATCTGAAGCTAGATGAAGAACAATCATCTTCCGATCTGAAGCTAGATGAAGAACAATCATCTTCCAAGGTGAATCTGTTTGATTCGGAATATTCCGATCTTAAGTTGAATGAAATCCAAGAAGGTGTTATAATGCAATATTTGGAAGATAATAAATGTTTACTCCAACATATAATCGATGACACCGAATTggacaatgaaaaaatattgttggAAAATCTAGCTAGTAAAATGGCTGAAGTGGGGTCGACCAAATCCGTGGAGTTATGGAAGGAT acaattaaaaaaatgaaaataaattctgAGAGACAGGCGTTCAAATACTATAGATATTCTCAATGGACCGACAATCCAATTAGACCCACCCCTATTGCGATACGTTTTATATTTCTGTCTAAGGAGCTGAAGATTTTGGCTAAGAACCCAGGAGCTGGTCCAGAT CCATTCAAGGATATTGAATCTATGAAACCAGCTCaaaaaaaagagttttttcgaaaaaaatccaTCGAAAATTTGGCAGAGATGGAACAAGcctacaaaataaataaaacaaagtGTGTCTACCGAAAAAAATTGTTAGAAATGTTACGAGCTGAACACAACGACCGCAAGTATTTTTAG
- the LOC123318323 gene encoding uncharacterized protein LOC123318323 has translation MPRNYKMIQSVLALCLIFVISVRTDEVKCPKPEQLESKESFCYRNHVDILDRLYESSQSILNLAKKKLGREVVENEKVPEKCEYYQCILQELHWLNSKKYPIYDVIKTWVEENVVLSQGMDLLDRLKICNDALSNSTVQNLRFRGNLELEEYMTEEENDLTRKCEMDAEFLRCLSLQKGCPVFQYP, from the exons ATGCCTCGAAATTATAAAATGATACAATCAGTATTAGCATTATGTTTGATTTTTGTTATCAGTGTACGCACG GATGAAGTGAAATGTCCAAAACCTGAACAGTTGGAAAGTAAAGAGTCATTCTGCTATAGAAATCATGTCGATATTCTGGATCGGCTCTATGAATCATCTCAATCCATTCTCAACTTGGCGAAGAAAAAATTAGGAAGAGAAGTAGTGGAAAACGAGAAAGTTCCTGAAAAG tgcgAATACTATCAGTGCATTCTTCAAGAACTACATTGG CTGAATTCTAAGAAATATCCTATATATGATGTGATCAAAACTTGGGTGGAAGAGAACGTTGTGCTCTCACAAGGGATGGACTTACTGGATAGGTTGAAGATTTGTAATGATGCTTTATCGAACAGCACAG ttcAAAACTTACGTTTTAGAGGTAACCTTGAATTGGAGGAATATATGACTGAGG AAGAGAATGACCTGACAAGAAAATGCGAAATGGATGCCGAATTCTTGAGATGTCTATCGCTTCAAAAAGGG TGTCCTGTTTTCCAATACCCGTGA